From Aliamphritea hakodatensis:
TCGCAAACAGCAGGAGTTTGATGTGAAAGATAATGTTAGCGGAATAAAATGTTTGCGGTTTTCCGACGATAAACCACATTAGCAGGCCGCTGACCAGCATGAGCATCGCACCTGCCCCGTAAATGCCATCAATGATGGCTATTTTCCGGATGGCGGCCGGGGTCATGGTTTTACGTAACAGCAGATGCTGACTGACCAGAGCCGCAGCCAGGATGATCAGGCCGGTGAAGTGCAGATATCTGACAAGAAGCTCTTCCATTACAGGGTCCTGTTGCCGGTGTTAGCGGCTCAGTGTAGACCGAAATGGCCGGAGGGGGATAGCGTTAGTCGTGGTTTCTTTGCTGCCCGGGCCAGTGCAGGGCGATCTGCCGGCTTGCTTCAATGCCTGAGTGCAATTGCTGAAGCAGCGTGTCTGTGTCCGGTGCCTTGCCGTTCAGTGCCGCATCTGCCAGCTGTTGCTCTGTATGCCGTAACAGCGTTCCCGTGGCACGAAAGCCGAGAGTGTCGCAGGCACCGGCCAGTTTGTGAAGCTGTTGTTCAGCGTGGTGCAGATCGTTTTCCGCCAGGCTTTGACGAATGGCTGGCCAGAGTTCATCGCAACTGTTTACAAATCCTTTCATCAGGTTTGTGACTTTTTCTGTGCCAAGCATGTCTTCATGCATGCGGATCAGGTTTTCATCAAGGAAAGGGGCAGGCTGCGCCTCCGGTGCCGGTGGTGTGGCCGGAGGGAGTGCATCAGTGTTGCTACCGGCGGAGTGCGAAATGGCGTGCAGTAGCTGGTCTCTGTTGACCGGTTTGGCGATCACGGTATCGATGCCCAGGGACCGGTAGGTGTGCAGATCTTCCTGACGTACACTGGCTGTCAGGGCAATGATATGAATGGTCTGGTGTTGGTATAGTGGGTCATTACGGATCAGTTGGCTGATTTCCAGCCCGCTGCGGCCGGGGAGGTGCATGTCCATCAGTATCAGGTCGAAACTCTGCTGTTTGCAAAGCGTCAGTGCCTGTTCGCCGTCACTGGCAATGCTGATCCGGTGATTAAAAGGTGCCAGCAGTCCCAGCACAACATCCTGATTAATCTGTACGTCTTCAACCAGTAATATATTCAGTTCAGGCTGGGTTGGCGGTGGTGCTGATCTGTCAGGTGTCAAGTCTGAAGCCGGGGCAGCGAGAGAGCTGCTGACCGGCAGTTTTACCTCCAGCCAGAAACAGCTGCCCTGACCGGTTTCGCTTTGCATACCGATTTTTGCGTGTAGTTGCTGGGCCAGTTCTTTACAGATGGCCAGCCCCAGGCCGGTGCCGCCAAAGCGGCGGGTAATGCTTTCATCGGCCTGGGTAAAGCGTTCAAATATTTTTTCCTGCAGGGGCTGGGGAATGCCAACGCCGGTATCGCGGATACTGAAGCGAAGTGTGTGCTGTTCAGCGGTCCCTGCTAACTGAGATACGGTCAGAGTGATTTTTCCTTCGTGGGTAAACTTGATGGCATTGGCCAGCAGGTTATTCAGTATTTGCCGCAGGCTGCTGTGAGCGGCGAAATAGGCTGGCGCCAGAGTGGACGGATAATTCAGCTCAATACTCAGACCTTTGTCCCGGGCGCCGGGCTCAAACAGACTGATCAGGTTTTCCAGCATGGATTGCAGAATAAAGGGTTTCTGTTCTACCTGATGTGCGCCTTCTACCAGTCTGCCGTATTCCAGTACCTGATTGAAGGTTTCCAGAAGGGCGTCGGTGGCGTCATGAAGGACCTGCACCTGTTTATACTGGCTGTTATTCAGCGGGGTGCTTTCCAGCAGCTGAATCATACCCAGCATGCCGTTCATCGGCGTGCGGATTTCATGGCTGATGGTTGCCAGAAACCGGGTTTTGGCGGCATTGGCTTCTTCGGCGGCTTCTTTGGCGCGGCGCAGGCTTTCAGTCCGCTGCTCCACCATGGATTGTAGCTGGTCACGGTTGTAACGCAGCTCCTGTTGTTCCTGATCCCGGCGCTGGCGGTCCTGCTGGATGGCCTGGCGCATGTCATTCAGGGCGCTGACCAGCTGATCCAGTTCATCCCGGTGCTGGGGTTTGTGCCGGTTGAGGCGAAGGCTGTCCTCAAGTTGTCCGGCGCCCACTTTCCGGCTGTAGGTCGCCATGGCTTCCAGGTGTCGGGTGATCTGGCGGTGAAAAATGATCAGGATGACCAGTACGATTAGCAATACAAGGAGTGTCTGGTTCAGCAGTATAGTGAAGCCCTTTGCATAGATACGGTTATAAATACCCTGAATATCAATGTGGACATCCAGTTGTCCGAGATTTCTTTGCTGACCGTTGGCGGTGGTATGGATAAGTTCGAACCGTTGCATATGTTTTTGCGGGCCGGGCACCGTATGTTCAGTCGCTGCGGTGGGAAGGCGGAGTTCAAGCCTGCTGATATCCGGCAGGTTTTCGATTCCCTGTAACTGCAGTTCGATCTGGGCCTGATCGATATCCCAGAGGCTTTTTGCCAGGCTGGCCAGATAGCTGTCGCGAATCACTTCCAGTTGTTGGTTCAGAACCCTGAACTCCCGCTGATAGTCGATGGTTAGCTGCACGGCCGTGGAAAGCAGAATGAATACAAAGCTGCAGGCGCTGACATATTGCATGATCCGGTAACCCAGAGGATGGTCCTTTGGATAACGAAGCAGTTGGCGGATAAGATCAGGCAGGGCGCGCATGGGACATCTCTCAGAGAGGGTTGTGGAGGTATTCAAGGCTGTTACTGCGAATCATATTCCGGATCCGGTTGCTTTTATGCAGCTCCTGCAGACGCCGGTTAATAAACGGCAGATGCTGGCTGAGGGTGCCTGCTTTACTCAGGGCCAGATAGTAATATTCACTGGTGATTTTCTCCCGTAGCGGCATGATGCGGTTTTCAAAACCCAGTTTACGGGTTTGCAACATGCCGCTGCGCCAGCCAATGGGCATGTAATCGATACGCTGGCTGGCCAGTTTACTGAAATTTTGCTGATTTCTTGAAACATATTCGATATGGCTGTTGGATTGCAGAAAAGCATCAAAGCGGTCACCGAAGCTGTCTCCCAGTAATAAGCCGACTGTTTTACCCGGCAGGTCTTCCATGCCGGTAATCGGGGCGTCAGCATTACTGTTTACGAAAATCCGGACTTCATCGGCAATGATGTACTGGTCACTGAATGCCAGATAGCTTTCCCGGCTGGCAATGCGGTAGGCGGCAACCACAATGTCAATATTGCCCAGGCGGGCTTCCAGCAGGCAGCGTTTCCAGTTGGTGTCGGCGATCAGCTGTACGTCATAGCCAAGTTCCGCAAAGAGTTGTTGAGTGAGTTGCGGGGCCAGACCTTTTAGCTGTCCTTCGCTGACCCAGGATACCGGTGGGTAGAACGGATGCCCGCAAGCGGTGAGCACTGGTCGCGGGGTGTCAGCTTTGACTGTGTTTGCCAGTACCGCGGAGATCAGAAGGAGCCCGGTAAAAAAACGGCTCACGATAAATCTGCTGGTTTAGGGGTGAAGAGGTAGCCGGCACCGTGGACGGTAAGAATGGTCTTTGGCTGAGCGGGATCATCGCCCAGTTTTCGCCGTAAGCGGCCGATCAGCACATCAACTGTGCGGTCACTGGGTACCCATTCGCGGTTCCGGATCTGTTCCAGAATCTGTTCACGGCTCATGATCTGCCCGGCATGGTTCATCAGCGTGTTCAGCAGCTGGAATTCGCCTTCGGTAAGCTGGGTGGTTTGTTGCTGGTCATCTACCAGTTGGCGGCGATCCAGATTCAGCTTCCAGCGCTCGAACGTTTTAAAACTGTTGGGCAGAGCATCGGTGGGTTTGGCTTCTGTGCAGTGCCGTACCCGGCGTACCAGGTTTTTGGTGCGGGCGAGAATTTCCCTTGGGTTAAAAGGTTTGGTGACGTACTCATCAGCACCGCATTCCAGGCCGATTATACGGTCTACTTCGTCTTGTCGGCCAGTCACCAGAATGATCCCCACTTCGGTATGCACCCGCAGTTCCCGGGTCAGGGTGAGGCCGTCTTTGCCGGGCAGGCGAATATCCAACAGTACGACATCTATGGTTTGTTCGCTGAGTACGGATTCCGCCTGTTCAGCAGTTTCAGCTTCAAAGACACGAAAGCCTTCGGTTTCAAAATAGCTTGTCAGGCATTCCCGGGTGACAGGTTCATCGTCGACTACCAGGATACGGGCGTCTGAGTTCATAGGTTACTTCGTTTCAGCGGCGCAGTAGTGGCCGGATTTGTTGTTATTTTAATTCAACATTAGTGCCTGAAGCTTAGCTCAGGCAAGGCTTGTTTACATTTCATTTACAAGGTTTTACAAGTTTA
This genomic window contains:
- a CDS encoding substrate-binding periplasmic protein: MSRFFTGLLLISAVLANTVKADTPRPVLTACGHPFYPPVSWVSEGQLKGLAPQLTQQLFAELGYDVQLIADTNWKRCLLEARLGNIDIVVAAYRIASRESYLAFSDQYIIADEVRIFVNSNADAPITGMEDLPGKTVGLLLGDSFGDRFDAFLQSNSHIEYVSRNQQNFSKLASQRIDYMPIGWRSGMLQTRKLGFENRIMPLREKITSEYYYLALSKAGTLSQHLPFINRRLQELHKSNRIRNMIRSNSLEYLHNPL
- a CDS encoding DUF2214 family protein — translated: MEELLVRYLHFTGLIILAAALVSQHLLLRKTMTPAAIRKIAIIDGIYGAGAMLMLVSGLLMWFIVGKPQTFYSANIIFHIKLLLFAIIAVLSTIPTWFYLRNRRASTSRIPVPRRIIRIIRTELLLLLLMPLLAVSMARGIGSTS
- a CDS encoding ATP-binding protein; protein product: MRALPDLIRQLLRYPKDHPLGYRIMQYVSACSFVFILLSTAVQLTIDYQREFRVLNQQLEVIRDSYLASLAKSLWDIDQAQIELQLQGIENLPDISRLELRLPTAATEHTVPGPQKHMQRFELIHTTANGQQRNLGQLDVHIDIQGIYNRIYAKGFTILLNQTLLVLLIVLVILIIFHRQITRHLEAMATYSRKVGAGQLEDSLRLNRHKPQHRDELDQLVSALNDMRQAIQQDRQRRDQEQQELRYNRDQLQSMVEQRTESLRRAKEAAEEANAAKTRFLATISHEIRTPMNGMLGMIQLLESTPLNNSQYKQVQVLHDATDALLETFNQVLEYGRLVEGAHQVEQKPFILQSMLENLISLFEPGARDKGLSIELNYPSTLAPAYFAAHSSLRQILNNLLANAIKFTHEGKITLTVSQLAGTAEQHTLRFSIRDTGVGIPQPLQEKIFERFTQADESITRRFGGTGLGLAICKELAQQLHAKIGMQSETGQGSCFWLEVKLPVSSSLAAPASDLTPDRSAPPPTQPELNILLVEDVQINQDVVLGLLAPFNHRISIASDGEQALTLCKQQSFDLILMDMHLPGRSGLEISQLIRNDPLYQHQTIHIIALTASVRQEDLHTYRSLGIDTVIAKPVNRDQLLHAISHSAGSNTDALPPATPPAPEAQPAPFLDENLIRMHEDMLGTEKVTNLMKGFVNSCDELWPAIRQSLAENDLHHAEQQLHKLAGACDTLGFRATGTLLRHTEQQLADAALNGKAPDTDTLLQQLHSGIEASRQIALHWPGQQRNHD
- a CDS encoding response regulator — translated: MNSDARILVVDDEPVTRECLTSYFETEGFRVFEAETAEQAESVLSEQTIDVVLLDIRLPGKDGLTLTRELRVHTEVGIILVTGRQDEVDRIIGLECGADEYVTKPFNPREILARTKNLVRRVRHCTEAKPTDALPNSFKTFERWKLNLDRRQLVDDQQQTTQLTEGEFQLLNTLMNHAGQIMSREQILEQIRNREWVPSDRTVDVLIGRLRRKLGDDPAQPKTILTVHGAGYLFTPKPADLS